From one Mycobacteriales bacterium genomic stretch:
- a CDS encoding transglutaminase family protein has product MSDRRVGCLLVADLDGEAAVELQVAAAGLPREEELVVELDHRPVDVVEHATAVGGRLHLLRAGPGRLAVRYSAVVGPAEPVPVEPLDAALFLRPSRYAESDRLAAVAAAEWGSHPAGMELVRAVATWVGARTVYEPGSSTVTDGAVDTLLAGEGVCRDFAHLVVGLLRARDVPARVVSAYAPGLSPMDFHAVAEVLVDGAWRLVDATRLAPRQSLVRIATGRDAADTAFLSSHGAGLRLDTVEVTAVVDGALPLDDHR; this is encoded by the coding sequence ATGAGCGACCGACGGGTTGGCTGCCTGCTGGTGGCCGACCTCGACGGCGAGGCAGCCGTCGAGCTGCAGGTCGCCGCCGCAGGGCTCCCCCGCGAGGAGGAGCTCGTCGTCGAGCTCGACCACCGGCCGGTCGACGTCGTCGAGCACGCGACCGCCGTCGGCGGACGGCTGCACCTGCTGCGGGCCGGTCCTGGTCGCCTCGCGGTCCGCTACTCCGCTGTCGTGGGACCGGCCGAGCCCGTGCCCGTCGAGCCGCTCGACGCCGCGCTGTTCCTGCGGCCGAGCCGCTACGCCGAGTCCGACCGGCTGGCCGCCGTCGCCGCCGCCGAGTGGGGCAGCCACCCAGCCGGGATGGAGCTCGTGCGCGCCGTCGCGACCTGGGTCGGCGCCCGCACCGTCTACGAGCCCGGCAGCAGCACCGTCACTGACGGTGCCGTCGACACGCTGCTCGCGGGCGAGGGGGTGTGCCGCGACTTCGCCCACCTCGTCGTCGGCCTGCTGCGCGCCCGCGACGTCCCCGCCCGCGTCGTCTCCGCCTACGCCCCCGGCCTGTCGCCCATGGACTTCCACGCGGTTGCCGAGGTGCTGGTCGACGGTGCCTGGCGCCTCGTCGACGCGACCCGCCTCGCGCCCCGGCAGTCCCTGGTCCGCATCGCGACCGGCCGGGACGCAGCCGACACGGCGTTCCTGTCGTCGCACGGCGCGGGGCTGCGTCTCGACACCGTCGAGGTCACCGCCGTCGTCGACGGCGCCCTGCCGCTCGACGACCACCGCTGA